A single genomic interval of Alistipes provencensis harbors:
- the rnc gene encoding ribonuclease III, with protein sequence MIDFLLRPLRRNYGRDRVYYRIVDDLFGFIPHNIELYKLALIHKSASLVLEDGRSINNERLEYLGDAVIEAVTSDYLFIEYPDQDEGFMTQLRSKIVSRQSLNALAVKLGLDAHVISNGGAGIAQKHIYGDAFEAMMGAVYLDQGYEFVNRLLINNIYLRFLDLEELTESETDFKSRLIEWSQKNRHRIEFRTEHDKEYASNHPVFYCTVLVDDMEVGHGAGDSKKEAEQRASFSVSQYLSDEQCASLLDKVDRLESR encoded by the coding sequence GTGATTGATTTTCTACTGCGTCCGCTGCGGCGGAATTACGGGCGTGACCGGGTGTATTACCGAATTGTCGATGATCTGTTCGGATTCATTCCGCACAACATCGAACTTTACAAGCTGGCTTTGATTCACAAGTCAGCTTCTTTGGTTTTGGAGGACGGCCGGTCGATCAACAACGAGCGTCTGGAATATCTGGGCGACGCGGTGATCGAGGCCGTGACTTCGGACTACCTGTTCATCGAATACCCCGATCAGGACGAGGGATTCATGACCCAGTTGCGGTCGAAGATCGTTTCGCGGCAGTCGCTCAATGCGCTGGCGGTGAAGTTGGGGCTGGATGCCCATGTGATCTCGAACGGCGGGGCCGGCATCGCCCAGAAGCATATCTACGGCGACGCTTTCGAGGCGATGATGGGCGCGGTCTATCTGGATCAGGGTTATGAGTTCGTCAACCGCCTGCTTATCAACAATATCTATCTCCGCTTTCTGGATCTGGAGGAGCTTACCGAGTCGGAAACCGATTTCAAGAGCCGTCTGATCGAGTGGAGCCAGAAGAACCGCCACCGCATCGAGTTTCGCACGGAGCACGACAAGGAGTACGCCTCGAACCACCCGGTCTTCTACTGTACGGTGCTGGTCGACGATATGGAGGTGGGGCACGGTGCCGGGGATTCGAAAAAGGAGGCTGAGCAGCGCGCGTCGTTCTCCGTGTCGCAGTACCTGAGCGACGAGCAGTGCGCTTCGCTGCTGGACAAGGTCGACCGTCTGGAGAGCCGATGA